CCGGGCCGAATAGGCAATGCGGGCATTGGCCACGCGCAGCGACGAGATCTGGTTGTCGTTGTTGATGTCTTCAGCGCGCACGAAGCCTTTCAGGCGCACGAATTCTTCGCCCTGGTTCAGCATCAGGTTTTTCTCGCCCGCCACCCGCAGCAGGCCATTGGGCAACACTTCCTGGACGATCACGGTCAGCGCGCCCGCCAGGGCGTTTTGCTGGGTGCTGGTGGCGTCGCCGTCGAAACTGCGGTCGGCCGACATGTCGATCGCGGTCTTGCCAAAGGTTTTGCCCAGCGCGCCGATCGGCGCCACCGATACCGATGATCCCTTCGAGAAGCTGGTGCCGGCGCGCTTGCTGGCCTGGGTGGTTTCCTGCAGGATCACGGTGACCGCGTCACCTACGCGGTAGGCCCGGCTGTCCGAGGTCAGCGACACGGTGTCGCCCGTGAATACGCCGCCGGAGACGCCGCGCGAGGCTGTCCGCGTCATCGGCACCTCGTCGATGTCGTGCGCGACCTGGCGTGGCGCCGTGGAGGCGCAGCCAGCCAGAAGAAGGGTGCACAGCGCCGCGCTCAGGGTTTTCATCAGCGGGCAGCCTGGGCCAGGTATTGCAGCATGTTGTCGGCGGCCGACAGCACCTTGGTGTTCATCTCGTAGGTGCGCTGGGCCGCGATCATGTCGACCATTTCTTCGACCACCTGCACGTTCGAGCCTTCCAGCGCGCCCTGTTTGAGCTTGCCGAGGGCGCCATCGCCAGGACGGCCTTCGTTGGCGGCACCCGAGGCGGCGGTTTCGCCGAACAGGTTCTCGCCCAGCGCCAGCAGGCCGGCCGGATTCACGAAGCCGGTCAGGGTCAGCTGGCCCAGTTCGGTCGGGGTCGTGCTGCCGGCCACGGTGGCCGAGACCATGCCGTTTTCGCCGATGGTGATGGCGGTGGCATTCTGTGGCACGGTGATCTGCGGCACCAGGGCCAGGCCCTGGGCATTGGTGAGGGTGCCATTGGCATCAACTTGCAGCTGGCCGGCGCGGGTAAAGGCTGGCTCGCCGTTGGGACGGCGCACCTGCAGGAAACCGGCGCCCGAGATCGCCACGTCCAGCGGCTGGCTGGTGGTCTGCAGGTTACCGTTGGTGAAGATCTTCTGGGTGCCGACCAGGCGCGTACCGTTGCCGAGCTGGACGCCGTTCGACACGGTGTTGTCGGCGCTCTGCGCGCCCGGCTGGGCATCGACCTGGTAGAACAGGTCTTCGAACACGACGCGGTCGCGCTTGAAGCCGACGGTATTGACGTTGGCCAAGTTGTTGGCGATCGCCTGCAGCTTGGCATCTTGCGCCTGGACGCCGGTCTTGCTGATCCACATTGCTGGATTCATGGGTACTCCCTTATCTGGTGCTGCTGAAACGCCAATCAGGCGCCAATGAGTTTATTGCCCACTTCATTCATGCTGTCGCTGGCCTTGAACAGCTTCATCTGGATCTCGAAGCTGCGGTTCAGGCTCATCACGGCGACCATTTCTTCCACCGCCGAGACATTGCTGCCCTCGAGGGCGCCACCGCGCACGGTGACGTTGGCGTCGGCCTCGAGCGGATCGCCCCGGCGCGACACGATCAGGCCGGCTTCGTTCTTGGTCAGTTCCGCGCCTTCGGCATTGACCAGGCGCAGTTTGTCGATTGCCTGCATCGCGGTCGCGCCTTCGGTCAGCACCGAGATGGTGCCATCAAGGCCGATTTCGACCGCCTGGTGCGGCGGCAGCGTGATCGGGCCGCCTTCGCCGATCAGCGGGTGGCCGTGCACCGACAGCGCGCCGTTGGCGTCGATGTCGATCGCGCCGGCACGGGTATAGGCTTCACCTTCGCCATACTGCACCGCCAGGTAGCCGTTGCCATTGACGGCGACGTCGAGCGCACGGCCGGTCTCGCGCACGGCGCCGGAGCGGGTCGAGATCGTATCGGCTTCCATCTTTGCCATGTGGCGGCTGTCGTACCCGGAGCCGCGCAGCGCCTGGGTGGCGGCCACTTCGAGATTGGCGCGAAAACCCGCGGTCTCGATGTTGGCCAGGTTGTTGGCGTGCACCTGCTGCCCGCGCAGGGTGCGCTCGGCGCCGCTGACGGCGGTGAAGATCAGTTTGTCCATGGCGGAGTGTCTCTAGTGTTACAGCGCTTGCATCAGGGCTTGCATCATCTGGTTCTCGGTCGTGATGACCTTCGAATTGGCCTGGTAGTTCCGCTGCGAGGTCATCAGGCCCACGAGTTCCGAGGTGATGTCCACGTTCGAGCCTTCCAGGGTGCCGGTCGAGAGCTGGCCAGCCAGGCCGATGCCCGGGGTGCTGTACAGCGGGGCGCCCGAGGCATTGTTGGCGACCCAGCTGGTGTTGCTGGTCGAGATCAGGTTGCCTTCGTCCGGGAAGGTGGCGATCGCCAGGGTACCGACCACCTGTTGCTGTTCGTTGCTGTACTTGGCCACGACCGAGCCGTCTTCGGCCAGTTGCACGCCCACGAAGCTGCCCGAGGCATAGCCGTCGCTGCGGTTGGTGGTGGTGGTGGCTTCGCCGGCGAACTGGGTGGTGCCGGCGTAGTCGATCGTAAACGTTACCGGAGCCGCGCCGCCGGCCGGGGTCAGGGTCAGGGTGCCGCTCTTGCTGCCGGCTGGCGGCAGCTGGCCGGCGGCGTCGAAGCTCAGGGTGGTGGCGCTGCCGGCCGGGGCCGCGACGCCGTCGAAGGTGTACTGCACGCTCACGGTGTTGTTCGGCGTGGCCTGCTTGACGAAGTATTGCGACACGGTGTGCGCCGCGCCCAGCGAATCGTAGACCACCGATTGCTTGACCATGTTGTAGCTGCTCGGATCGTTCGGGGAGAACGTGGCCTGCGACGGCACGGTCCACTTCGAATCGAGGTTGCCCACGAAGGCGACGCCGGTGCTGGCCTTGGCCGCGATCTGGCCGGTCGGGATCTTGATGTCGCCCATTACGCCGAGCACGCCACCGACGGTCGGGCCGTAACCCTGAACGTTGCGGCCGGCGGCGTCGACCAGGTTGCCATCCTTGTTGGCCGAGAAGATGCCGACCCGGGTGTATTGCATCACGCCCTGGGCGT
Above is a genomic segment from Massilia sp. H6 containing:
- the flgH gene encoding flagellar basal body L-ring protein FlgH, giving the protein MKTLSAALCTLLLAGCASTAPRQVAHDIDEVPMTRTASRGVSGGVFTGDTVSLTSDSRAYRVGDAVTVILQETTQASKRAGTSFSKGSSVSVAPIGALGKTFGKTAIDMSADRSFDGDATSTQQNALAGALTVIVQEVLPNGLLRVAGEKNLMLNQGEEFVRLKGFVRAEDINNDNQISSLRVANARIAYSARGALADANTPGWLTRFFNSPLMPF
- the flgG gene encoding flagellar basal-body rod protein FlgG, whose product is MNPAMWISKTGVQAQDAKLQAIANNLANVNTVGFKRDRVVFEDLFYQVDAQPGAQSADNTVSNGVQLGNGTRLVGTQKIFTNGNLQTTSQPLDVAISGAGFLQVRRPNGEPAFTRAGQLQVDANGTLTNAQGLALVPQITVPQNATAITIGENGMVSATVAGSTTPTELGQLTLTGFVNPAGLLALGENLFGETAASGAANEGRPGDGALGKLKQGALEGSNVQVVEEMVDMIAAQRTYEMNTKVLSAADNMLQYLAQAAR
- a CDS encoding flagellar basal body rod protein FlgF; the encoded protein is MDKLIFTAVSGAERTLRGQQVHANNLANIETAGFRANLEVAATQALRGSGYDSRHMAKMEADTISTRSGAVRETGRALDVAVNGNGYLAVQYGEGEAYTRAGAIDIDANGALSVHGHPLIGEGGPITLPPHQAVEIGLDGTISVLTEGATAMQAIDKLRLVNAEGAELTKNEAGLIVSRRGDPLEADANVTVRGGALEGSNVSAVEEMVAVMSLNRSFEIQMKLFKASDSMNEVGNKLIGA
- a CDS encoding flagellar hook protein FlgE, producing the protein MSFNIALSGIQAINEQLEAVSNNIANAGTFGFKSSRANFASVYAGDQANGVEVASLTQNIGQNGSLQNTGRGLDAAIQGRGFFSSRDAQGVMQYTRVGIFSANKDGNLVDAAGRNVQGYGPTVGGVLGVMGDIKIPTGQIAAKASTGVAFVGNLDSKWTVPSQATFSPNDPSSYNMVKQSVVYDSLGAAHTVSQYFVKQATPNNTVSVQYTFDGVAAPAGSATTLSFDAAGQLPPAGSKSGTLTLTPAGGAAPVTFTIDYAGTTQFAGEATTTTNRSDGYASGSFVGVQLAEDGSVVAKYSNEQQQVVGTLAIATFPDEGNLISTSNTSWVANNASGAPLYSTPGIGLAGQLSTGTLEGSNVDITSELVGLMTSQRNYQANSKVITTENQMMQALMQAL